One window from the genome of Candidatus Hydrogenedens sp. encodes:
- a CDS encoding HD domain-containing protein encodes MTENKNEIRQAIERVALSALLHDIGKFWQRTGEEKPFTKQEKEYFNTYDHAHWSCSFIEKFINDNDIHRWALHHHIKELDDWQSKVIKLADWLSSGERNVYEHGKNDQINEEPPTFTPSTARLENIFDNLLCTKTAEEKKNKTYLQLSPYPDYSENVFFPTTANEGEQKDYKNLWDEFIEDLKTLGWTDFNKLNLPYTTWLSLLKKYTSRIPSTTPTEKQKIFPD; translated from the coding sequence ATGACAGAAAATAAAAATGAAATAAGACAAGCCATTGAAAGAGTCGCCCTTTCTGCGTTATTGCATGATATTGGTAAATTCTGGCAAAGAACAGGGGAAGAAAAACCTTTTACGAAACAGGAAAAAGAATATTTTAATACTTATGACCATGCTCATTGGAGTTGTAGTTTTATAGAAAAATTTATTAATGATAATGATATCCATCGTTGGGCACTCCATCACCACATCAAAGAGTTAGATGATTGGCAATCAAAAGTTATAAAATTAGCCGATTGGCTTTCCTCTGGTGAAAGAAATGTATATGAACATGGGAAGAATGACCAAATTAATGAAGAACCTCCTACTTTTACTCCGTCCACTGCCCGACTTGAAAACATATTTGATAATCTTCTATGCACTAAAACAGCAGAAGAGAAAAAAAATAAAACTTATCTCCAGCTTAGCCCATATCCCGATTACTCAGAAAATGTATTTTTCCCTACTACCGCTAACGAAGGAGAACAGAAAGATTATAAAAATTTATGGGATGAATTTATTGAAGATCTGAAAACTTTAGGCTGGACGGATTTTAATAAGCTTAACCTCCCATACACCACATGGCTGTCACTATTGAAAAAATATACAAGCAGAATTCCCTCCACAACACCCACAGAAAAACAAAAAATTTTCCCGGATAT